The following proteins come from a genomic window of Nocardiopsis sp. YSL2:
- a CDS encoding thiolase family protein: MPEAVIVDAVRTPIGKGKPSGALHDVNAVDLLAHSLEALVERTGLDPALVDDVIGGIVTQHGEQGANMTRRALLAAGYPESVPATTVDRQCGSSQQAVHFAAQGVIAGAYDIVVAAGVESMGRVPMGTNLVGSADPLGSGFAKRYPEGHVGQGVAAELIAARWGLSRQRMDEFALASHARAAEATRRGAFEGQLAPIGGLAADEGIREGGTLDTLAALRPAYRDEDTAARFPQITWDVTAGNASPLSDGSAAVLIMSAERAAELGLRPLARLHSFAVAADDPLYMLTAVIPSTRKVLDRAGLTVDDIDLFEINEAFASVVLAWAAETGADLDRVNVNGGAIALGHPLGASGARLMTTLVHGLHEHGGRYGLQAMCEAGGLSNATVVERL; this comes from the coding sequence ATGCCCGAAGCAGTCATCGTCGACGCCGTACGCACACCCATCGGCAAGGGCAAGCCGAGCGGCGCCCTGCACGACGTCAACGCCGTCGATCTGCTCGCCCACAGCCTCGAAGCCCTCGTGGAGCGCACCGGCCTGGACCCGGCCCTGGTGGACGACGTCATCGGCGGCATCGTCACCCAGCACGGCGAACAGGGGGCCAACATGACCCGGCGGGCCCTGCTCGCCGCCGGATACCCCGAGTCCGTGCCCGCCACCACCGTCGACCGCCAGTGCGGCAGCAGCCAGCAGGCCGTCCACTTCGCCGCCCAGGGGGTGATCGCGGGCGCCTACGACATCGTCGTCGCCGCCGGGGTGGAGTCGATGGGGCGCGTACCCATGGGCACGAACCTGGTCGGCTCGGCCGACCCGCTCGGCTCGGGGTTCGCCAAGCGCTACCCCGAGGGGCACGTGGGCCAGGGCGTGGCCGCCGAACTGATCGCCGCGCGCTGGGGCCTCTCCCGACAGCGCATGGACGAGTTCGCCCTCGCCAGCCACGCCCGGGCCGCCGAGGCCACCCGGCGCGGCGCCTTCGAGGGCCAGCTCGCCCCGATCGGCGGCCTGGCCGCCGACGAGGGCATCCGCGAGGGCGGCACCCTCGACACCCTCGCCGCCCTGCGTCCCGCCTACCGCGACGAGGACACCGCCGCCCGCTTCCCGCAGATCACCTGGGACGTCACCGCGGGCAACGCCAGCCCGCTCAGCGACGGCAGCGCGGCCGTCCTCATCATGAGCGCGGAGCGCGCCGCCGAACTCGGCCTGCGCCCGCTCGCCCGGCTGCACAGCTTCGCCGTCGCCGCCGACGACCCGCTGTACATGCTCACCGCGGTCATCCCCTCCACCCGCAAGGTGCTGGACCGGGCCGGGCTGACCGTGGACGACATCGACCTGTTCGAGATCAACGAGGCCTTCGCCTCCGTCGTGCTGGCCTGGGCCGCCGAGACCGGAGCCGACCTGGACCGCGTCAACGTCAACGGCGGGGCGATCGCCCTCGGCCACCCGCTCGGGGCCAGCGGCGCCCGACTGATGACCACCCTCGTCCACGGGCTCCACGAACACGGCGGCCGCTACGGCCTCCAGGCCATGTGCGAGGCGGGCGGGCTGTCCAACGCCACCGTCGTCGAACGCCTCTGA
- a CDS encoding thioesterase family protein, with translation MESHSQTLREDTRTTVFAQHWAGFGGTHGGLVAAGLQQAVTDLLGGTPGSLSAHFLEAVPPGPTEISVRELRGGRSASALAAIDGRASALVRFSHSPGSAPTVRSGDGSPPEPRPDPLSLERFTLSSGLVAFGDHVDIRPLGASRPLAAGTDPAYEAWIRLVPQAPGVDHLDTASRRLILIDAMPPGLFAVWDRPAPVPTLELSVHFAPCHDDSPWHLVRHRTVWASADLCVDETTLHTRSGELAAQGRQLRRVLPV, from the coding sequence ATGGAAAGCCATAGTCAGACGCTCCGTGAAGACACGCGGACGACCGTCTTCGCGCAGCACTGGGCCGGTTTCGGCGGCACACACGGCGGCCTGGTGGCCGCCGGCCTCCAACAGGCCGTCACCGACCTCCTGGGCGGTACGCCCGGGTCACTGTCCGCCCACTTCCTCGAAGCCGTGCCGCCCGGCCCCACGGAGATCAGCGTCCGTGAGCTGCGTGGCGGCCGGTCCGCGTCCGCCCTCGCCGCCATCGACGGCCGGGCGAGCGCTCTGGTCAGGTTCTCCCACAGCCCCGGATCGGCTCCCACGGTCCGGTCCGGAGACGGATCGCCCCCCGAGCCGCGCCCCGATCCCCTCTCCCTGGAACGCTTCACGCTGTCGAGCGGGCTGGTGGCCTTCGGCGACCACGTGGACATCCGGCCGCTCGGCGCCTCCCGCCCGCTCGCCGCCGGAACCGACCCCGCCTACGAGGCCTGGATCCGGCTCGTGCCGCAGGCCCCCGGCGTCGACCACCTGGACACGGCTTCCCGACGTCTGATCCTCATCGACGCGATGCCGCCCGGCCTCTTCGCCGTCTGGGACCGGCCCGCCCCCGTGCCGACCCTGGAACTGTCGGTGCACTTCGCGCCCTGCCACGACGACTCCCCGTGGCACCTGGTCCGCCACCGCACGGTCTGGGCGTCCGCCGACCTGTGCGTGGACGAGACCACCCTGCACACCAGGAGCGGTGAACTGGCCGCCCAGGGCCGCCAACTCCGCCGGGTCCTGCCCGTCTGA